CATGGTGCCGCTCGGAGTCAGCGCCGTGACGCTGGGTCTCGGGCTCTACCTGACCCTCGGATCGCCGCCGCTGGACCTGCGCGACGCCCCCTGGCTCGTACCCCTGGCCCAGGCGCTCGTCGCGCTTCCGCTGGTGGTGCGCACGCTGGTCCCGGTGCTGGGTTCGGTCGACGACCGGTTGCGGCAGGCCGCCGCCGGACTCGGCGCCGGGCCGCTGCGTACGGTCATGACCGTCGATGCACCCGCCGTCTGGAAGCCGCTGCTCGCCTCCTCAGGCTTCGCCTTCGCGGCCTCGCTCGGCGAGTTCGGCGCCACCTCGTTCCTTGTACGCGAGGAGCGCCCCACGCTCCCCGTCGTCATCCTCCGGCTGCTGTCCCGCCCAGGGTCCGACAACTACGGCATGGCCCTCGCCGCCGCCTGCGTCCTCGCCGTCGCCACCGCCGCCGTGATGCTCCTCGTCGAGCGTCTCCGCGTCCCCTCGATCGGAGCCCTGTGAACCCCATCCGCCGAAACGTCACTCCTGCAGGTCGAGAGGTCGCTTGTGCAGGTCGAAAGGTCACGGCTGTACGTCGAAGCGTCAGTCCTGCAGGTCGAGAAGTCACGTCTGCAGGACTGACTTCTCGGCCTGCACGAGTGACGCTTCGGCCTGCACGAGTGACGCTTCGGCCTGCACGAGTGACGCTTCGGCCTGCACGAGTGACCTTTCGGGGAGGAGAGAGTGATGCTGTCGCTGCGTGAGGTGTCGGTCGCGTACGACGGGACGACCGCGGTCGAAGACGTCAGCCTGGAGCTGGGTGACGGCGAGGTCCTGGCGCTGCTGGGGCCGTCGGGGTCGGGGAAGTCGACGCTGCTGCGAGCCGTGGCCGGGCTGGAGGATGCGGGGGGAGCGATCGAGTGGGACGGCCGGTCGCTGCGTGGGGTGCTGACGCACAAGCGTGGGTTCGCGCTGATGTTCCAGGACGGGCAGCTGTTCCCGCATCTCACCGTCGCCGGCAACGTCGCCTACCCGATGCGACTGCGCCGCATGGCCGCCGCCGTCCGCACGAAAAAGGCAGGTGATCTGCTGGAGCTCGTCGGCCTGGGCGGCTATCAGGACCGTCTCCCCGGCACCCTCAGCGGTGGCGAGCGGCAGCGGGTCGCGCTCGCCCGGGCGCTCGCGGTCGAACCACGGCTGCTGCTCCTCGACGAGCCGCTCTCCGCACTCGACGCCGGGCTGCGGGAGCGCCTGGCGGGAGACCTGAGACGGATCCTGCACGAGTCCGGCACGACGGCGCTGATGGTCACGCACGACCAGGAGGAGGCCTTCGCCGTCGCCGACCGGATCGCGCTGCTGCGTGACGGGCGGCTGGTGCAGGAGGGCACGCTCCGGGACGTGTGGGCGACGCCGACCGACGCCTGGGCCGCGAGCTTCCTGGGCTACGCCCGAGTGCTCGAGGGTGCTGCGGCACGCACCGTCCTGGAGGCCGCCGGGATGACCTCCGCCGACGAGGTCGCGCTGCGCCGCTCGGCCTTCGTCGCCGACCCCTCCGGGCCGCTCACCGGCACCGTGGTCTCGGCCAGGGCGACGCCGGAACAGCTGCGGCTCGTCGTACGTCTTCCGGGCGTCGGAGAGGTCGACGCGGTCGCCGACGAAGCGCCCGCACCGGGGGAGAACATCGCGCTCCGCGTCGAGCCGAACCGTCTCGCGATCCCGGAATCAGCTCTCCCCGAATCGGCAGCGCACCCACCCCCCACTTAGAATTAGCGGCTATGTATCGACGCGCTCAGATCCTCCTCGTCGGAAGCGCGCTGATCTTCGGCCTGATCGCAGTCGTGACCGCGCAGATCGTCGACAAGCGCATGCTCGACCCAGAGGGCTTCCTCGGACCCACGTGGCTCCGCCTTCCCCTCCTGGTCGGAGCGGCGCTCCTCGTCGACCTCGTGCCACGGACGCTGTGGAAATCGAAGTTCAACTGGCGGGCGATGGGGCCGATCTTCACGTCTCGGCTCCGCAGTCACTGGACCCGCGAGCGGCTGACGCTCGTGGCGATGGGCATCGTCTGCTTCTACCTGGTCTACGTCTGTTACCGGAACCTCAAGTCGTTCCTGCCGTTCGTGGTGCCGGAGACCTACGAGTTCGACCACGAGCTGCACCTGATCGACAAGGCGGTGCTCTTCGGCGCCGACCCGGCGATCATGCTCCACGACCTCCTCGGCACCGGCTGGGTGGCCTGGTTCCTCTCCTACATCTACATGTGGTTCCTGCCGCTGGTGCCGTTCGCCGTCGCCGGCTGGCTGGTGTGGTCGCGCAACCTCGCCTACGGCTACTGGTTCGTCAGCGCGCAGTGCATCGCGTGGATCCTCGGCACGGTCTCCTACTACTGCCTGCCGACCGTCGGCCCCGGGCTGAACTACCCCTATCTCTACTCCGACCTGCCGGACACGCCGGCGAGCGCGTTGATGCAGTCGTTGGTCTTCACCCGACAACATGTGCTCTTCGACGTCGACTCCAACGTGGTGCAGTCCGTCGGCGGGTTCGCCTCGCTGCACTGCGGCATCACCCTGCTGATGGCGCTGATGATCCAGGCGACGATCAACAACAAGATCGCCCGCTGGGCCGGCTGGATCAACTTCGGGATCACCGTCGTCGCGACCATCTACTTCGGCTGGCACTACCTCGCCGACGACGTCGCGGGTTGCATGATCGCCCTGGTCGCCTACTACCTCGGTGGTCTGGCGGCGAACCAGAAGTTCCAACGCAAGGGCGTACGCAGGCTTCGCGTGGAGTCCGACGAGATCGCCGAACGCGAGTCCAAGGTGGCCCACGAGTTGACCTGATCGGTCTGCGCGCTGGGCTTAGGGTGGCGGTTGTGAACGCCATCGATGCCACCGCACTGACTTCACTTCTCGACGGCCGCTACGCCGCGGTCAGAGCCGACGTACGCACGTCGCTCACCGACCACGCCGGGTTCCTCGACGAGGTCGAGGAGCTGCCTCGAGCCGAGTACCGCGATCGGGTCCTGGAGGTGCTGCTCGAGATCTCCGCGACCGGCCAGTCGGGGCTCGGCTTCCCGAAGGAGTACGGCGGCGGTGGCGATGTCGGTGCCTCCATCGCTGCCTTCGAGGAGATGGCCGGAGGCGACCTCTCGCTGCTGGTGAAGTCGGGCGTGCAGTTCGGCCTCTTCGGCGGCGCGATCCTCCAGCTGGGCACGGCGCGCCACCACGACGCCTACCTGGCCGACATCGTGGCCGGGCGGCTGCTCGGGTCGTTCGCGATGACCGAGCACGGGCACGGTTCCAACGTGGCCGCGGTGGCGACTGTGGCCACCTACGATCCGGCTGCGCAGGAGTTCGTCATCGAGACGACCCAGGAGGACGCCTACAAGGACTACATCGGCAACGCGGCCGCTCACGGCGAGCTCGCGGTCGTCTTCGCTCAGCTCGTCGTCGGTGGCGAGGAGCGCGGCGTCCACGCGTTCGTCGTGCCGATCCGGGTCTCCGGCGAGGTCGCTCCCGGAGTGCGCATCGAGGACGACGGGCTCAAGATGGGCCTCAACGGCGTCGACAACGGACGGATCTGGTTCTCGGGCGTGCGGGTGCCGCGTACGTCGCTGCTCAACCGCTTCGCGGACGTCACCGAGGAGGGCGACTACGTCTCCGACATCGAGTCGGCGGGCCGCCGCTTCTTCACCATGCTCGGCACCCTCATCCAGGGGCGCGTCTCGGTCGGCGGGGCCGGCATCCGGGCCTCCGAGGTCGCGCTGACGATCGCGGTCCGCTACGCGCTGCGGCGGCGACAGTTCGAGGCGACCTCCGAGACCTCCGAAGACCTGCTGCTCGACTACGGACAGCACCAGCGGCGCCTGCTGCCGCTCGTCGCGCGCACCTATGCGCTGCGCTTCGCGCAGGAGGTCGTACGCGACGATCTGCACGCCGTCTTCAGCGGTGCCGAGACCTCGGAGCATGCCCGCCGCGAGCTCGAGTCGCGGGCCGCCGGCACCAAGGCGCTGGCGACCTGGCACGCCACCCGGGTTATCCAGGAGTGCCGGGAGGCGTGCGGTGGCGCGGGCTATCTGGCCGCCAACCGCTTCACCGCGCTGAAGGCCGACACCGACGTGTTCACGACCTTCGAGGGCGACAACACGGTGCTGCTGCAGCTGGTGGCGAAGGGCCTGCTCACCGACTACTCGAGCGAGTTCTCGGAGATGGACCAGCTCGCGATGGTGCGTTTCGTGGCCGGTCTCGCCGTCGACACCGTCCTGGAGCGCACCGCCGTGCACAAGCTGCTCGAACGGGTCCGTGACGTCGTACCGATCGCGGGTGAGCGCGAGCCCGACATTCTCGACTCCGACTACCACCTGGCGATGCTGCGCTTCCGTGAGGAGCACATGCTCGGCGGCGTCGCCCGACGCCTGAAGGCCGGCGTCGATGCCGGACGTAACGCCGGCGAGGTGTTCTCCTCCGTGCAGGACCACGTCATCGGGGTGGCGCACGCCCACGTCGAGCGGCTGATCCACGAGGCGTTCAGCGAGAAGGTACGCAGCCTGCCCGAGGGCGACCTCCACGACCTGATGGAGCAGCTCTGCGACCTCAACGCCCTCTCCGTCATCGAGGCCGACCGCGCCTGGTTCATGGAGCACGGACGCCTCTCCTCCGAGCGCTCCAAAGCCATCACCTCCGAGGTCAACCGCCTCTGCCGCGAGCTGCGCCCCCACGCTCGCCTGCTCGTCGACGGTTTCGGGGTGCCCGAGCCGCTGCTGCGTGCCAAGGACCTGCTCGGCTGAGGTGCGGGGCTGGCGGCGGGGTGGATGCTCACCGAGGTAACTCGGTCGGGTGTCACTTCCTTCGTGGAGCTCCACGAGGTCAGCGTGCGTTCACCGAGTTACCTCGGTGAGCATCCAACCCAGGGCCGTGCAAGATAACGGGCCGCTGGTTGTCCACAGTCCATGTTCGATTCGCCGTTATCCACAGCGCGCCATTTTCAGGTCGGAAATGTCGGTGTGGAGACGAACCCTGGATCCATGGACCCACTACGAATCATCACCGCCGCTGAAGGTTTCTTCACACGCAGGGAAGCGAAGAACGCGGGCTACGCAGACCGCGAGATCACTGGGGTCGTCCGTCAAGGCGCATGGCATCGGATCAGGCGCGGGGCCTACGTGTTTGCCGACGAGTGGAAAGCGCTCGATGCGGTCGGACGACACCGCGTCCGTGCCCGAGCCGTGCAGCGTTCGCTAGGCCGCAAGGTCGTGCTGAGTCACTCGTCCGGCATGGTTGCTCACGGGATCGATCTGTGGGGTGTGGACCTGGCCAAGGTGCATGTCACCAGGCTCGACGGTGCCGGCAGGCCGCTCGAGGGAGACGTCGTCCACCACCTGGGCGTCGTCGGGGAGGAAGAGATCGAGACACAGGACGGGCTGCGTACGCTGCCCGCGGTTCGGTGCGCGCTGGAGACGAGCCTCCAAGCCACCGATGAGGTCGCTCAGTGTCTTCTCGATGCCGGTCTGAGGGCGAAGGCGTTCACGAAGGAGGAGCTCGTCGCCGAATACAGACGGATGAACCAGTGGCCCTTCAGCCACCCTCTCGGAGCCGCGGTCGCTCACGCGGATCCGTTGTCGGGGTCGATCGCGGAGTCCCGCTGTCTGTGGTTGTTCCGTGTCGGCGGCCTGCCGCGCCCGCTGCTGCAGGTGCCCGTCCACCGTGCCGACGGTTCGCTCGTCGGCGTCATCGACTGGGCCTGGCCCCAGTTTCGGCTGTTCGGAGAGTTCGACGGGAAGGTGAAGTACGGAAAGCTGCTCCGGCCCGGCCAGTTGCCGAGCGAGGCGGTGTTCGAGGAGAAGCGGCGCGAGGACGAGATTCGCGAGATCACCGACTACGGGTTCGTGCGGGTCGTCTGGGACGACCTGGACAGACCCAGGCAGACCCTGTCCCGATTCGAGTCTCGGATGCGGGTCGCCAGCTGATCCCGCCTCGGCTGGTTGACTGGCCATGTGGCCAGACTGATCCTCATCAACGGGATGCCCGGAGTCGGAAAGTCGACGCTCGCCAGGCGCTTCGCGGCCGACCACCCGGGCACGCTGGTGTGCGACATCGATCTGCTGCGCACGTTCATCAGCGGGTGGCGCGGCGACTTCGTCGGCGCCGGGGCACGGATCCGGCCGGCGGCGTTGGGAATGATCCGGGGCTATCTCCGCGAGTCCGGCGACGTCGTGCTACCACAGCTGCTGGCCAGGCTCAGCGAGCTCGAGCGCTTCGAGAAAGCGGCGCATGACGCCGGCGCCGAGTTCGTGGAGGTCTTGATCGAGGCAGCCGAGGACGACGGCGTGCGCCGTTTCCACGATCGCGACGACGGCAACGACCCGTGGCACCCGATCGTGAGGGACATCGTGTGGGAGTCCGGTGGCGACGAGCACCTGCGTGTGTACGTCTCCAAGCTCGCCGACCTGCGGGCGCAACGTCCCGCGACGAAGGTCATTCCCAGCGTCGCCGGAGAGGTGGACGCGACCTACGCCTCGTTGCGCACCGCGCTGGATGGATGCTGACCGAGGTACCTCGGTAAATGAACGCTGCCTTCGTGGAATCCCACGAAGGCAGCGCGACCTGACTGAGTTACCTCGGTGAATATCGGCCGCTCGACCGAGTTACCTCGGTCAGCATCCGCGACCCGACCGACTACCTCGGTCGACACCCGCAGCGGCGAGAGAACCTCAGTGACCCGAGTTCTTGAACCGGTCGACCGAAGCCTCGATCTCCTCGATGGCCTTGTCCTTGCCGACCCAGCCGGAGCCCTTGACGGTCTTGCCGGGCTCGAGGTCCTTGTAGTGCTCGAAGAAGTGCTTGATCTCGTTGAGCGTCCACTCGTCGACGTCGCCGAGGTCCTGGATGTGGTCGAAGCGGGGGTCGCAGGGGACGCAGAGGACCTTCTCGTCCTGGCCCTTCTCGTCCTCCATGACATACATCGCGACGGGGCGCGACTCGACCAGCACGCCCGGGAAGAGCGGGTAGGGAGTCAGCACCAGCGCGTCGAGCGGGTCCCCGTCGCCACCGAGCGTGTCTTCGATGTAGCCGTAGTCTGCGGGGTACATCATGGAGGTGAACAGGACGCGGTCGAGTCGAAGCCGGTTCGACTCGTGGTCCACCTCGTACTTGTTGCGGGATCCCTTGGGGACCTCGATCAGTACGTCGAACTCGTGCGCCACTTTTTGCCTCCAGACAAACCAAAACGGAATGCCGGACAGTCTGACATCGATGAGCGTCAGGTCCGGCATCGAGGAGGATATCCGTGGAGCCGCACAGCCAGCCGAAGTGGCCTTCCGAAGAGCCGGAGGAAGCCCGCGGCAAGCTGGTGATCGTCCTGCCCCTGGTGCTGGCGCTCCTCGTCGGAGCGGCAGCGGGAGCGTACGCCCTGGGGTGGGTGCGGTATGCCCGCGGCAACGTCGCGCCGACCCCTCCGCCCGCGGCGCTGCACATCCGGGCGGTCAGCCCCGCGGCGGTCACCGGAGAAGAGACCCATGCTCCCGGAAAGCCCGATCAGGCCGCGCTGGAGCAGGTGATGCGCGGCATGGTCCGCGACAAGCGCCTCGGCAGGCACCTCAAGGCCACCATCTCCTCGCTCGACGGCCCGCCCCTGGTCGCCCACGGCACCGGCGCCTCCACACCGGCGAGCGTGACGAAGCTGCTGACCAGTGCGGCGGTGCTCGAGGCGTACGGATCGGAGCGTCGTTTCGAGACCACGACCACGCTCCAGGGGTCGACCCTCACCCTGGTCGGCGGTGGTGACGCATCTCTCACCACGGCCGATCTCGACACCCTCGCCGCCGAGACCGCGGACGCGCTCGGGACCAAGACGGTCAAGCTCGCCTACGACGACAGCCTCTTCGCGGGTCCGTCGGTCAGCCCGGCCTGGCGCCCGGGATACATGGGGAGCGTCGTCGGTGAGATCACCGCGCTGCTGGTCGACCACGGCCGCTCGCCGGAAGGCGCGCACAGCAGGGACACGTCCCAGGCCGCGGCCGACCAGTTCAAGCGAGCCCTGGCCAAGCACGGGATCAAGGTCGTCGGCAAGCCCACACGGGGCACGAAGGCCGGCACCCAGCTCGCCAGCCATCGGGGCGACACGTTGCGCGAGATCGTCGAGTACACGCTCGTGCACAGCGACAACCAGCTCGCCGAGGTGCTCGCCCGTCACGTCGGTGTCGCCGCAGGTGAGGCGACGTTCGACGGCTCGACGAAGGCGATCAGGGCAACGCTCGCAGACCTCGGCATCGACACCGACGGCCTCGTCCTCCGTGACGGCTCGGGCCTGTCCCGGCAGAACCGGATCCCACCGAGCCTGCTGGCGAGCACGATCCAGACCGCCGCCGACCCCGACCGCCCCGAGCTCGCGCCCGTGCTGACCGGCCTCCCGGTCGCCGGCTGGGTCGGCTCGCTCTCGCTGCGGTTCAACTTCGACGCCGAGCCGGGCCGGGGCCTGGTCCGCGCCAAGACCGGCACCCTCACCGGTGTCTCCTCGCTCGCGGGCATCACGGTCGACGCCCGCGGCACCCCGTTCGTCGTCGTGCTGATGGCCGACCGCTTCAAGAAGGACAAGACCTTGGACGTACGCGACGCGCTCGACGACGCGATGACCGCGGTCGCGACGTGTCGATGTTCGGGGTAGGCCGGTTCGGCTACGGTCGTACGCATGACCCATCGCGCTGAGGACACCAGCCCGTCCGGAGCCTCCATGGTCGATTGGGACCTGGCCGTACGCCTTGGCGCCAAGGTCGCCGGCGAGGGCCCGATCGTCTCCCGTACGGAGGCCCAGCACGCCGTCGAGGAGCTGCGCGCCGACGCAGCGAAGGCCACCGAGTTCGTACGCGACTTCACCGGTCTCGACGCGCCCCGCGACACCGCCCCGGTGCTGGTGGTCGACAGGAAGGGCTGGATCCAGGCCAACGCCGACACCTTCGCCAACGTGATCACGCCGGTGGTCGACCGGATGACCGAGAAGCGCGCGCCGGGCGCCTTCACACAGGCCGTCGGCTCGAAGATCAGTGCTGCTGAGGTCGGTGGCCTGCTCGGCTTCATGTCCTCGAAGATCCTCGGCCAGTTCGACCCGTTCTCCGACCCGTCGGGCCGGCTGCTGCTGGTCGCCCCCAACGCCGTCCACGTCGAGCGTGAGCTCGGCCTCGACCCGACCGACTTCCGGCTGTGGGTCTGCCTCCACGAGGAGACCCACCGGGTGCAGTTCACCGCGAGCCCGTGGATGCGCGACCATCTCTTCACCCAGATCGAGGGCCTCTCCGACGCGATGGACCCGGCCTCGCTCTTCGACGGCGGGCTGCAGCGGGTCACCGAGGCGCTCAAGGGCAACGGCAGCATCGTCGACGCGTTCGCCAAGCCCGAGCAGAAGGAGATCATCGACCGGGTGACCGGGATGATGTCGCTGCTCGAGGGCCACGCCGACGTGGTCATGGACGACGTCGGCCCCGGCGTGATCCCGAGCGTCACCTCGATCCGCAAGGCCTTCAACAAGCGCCGCCAGGGCATCGGCGTGCTCGACCGTCTGCTGCGCAGGCTCCTTGGTCTCGAGGCCAAGATGGCGCAGTACCGCGACGGCGCGAAGTTCGTACGCCACGTCGTCGACCGGGTCGGCATGGAGGAGTTCAACGCCGTCTTCGCCGGCCCCGAGAACCTCCCGTCGAAGGCCGAGATCGTCGACCCGGACGCCTGGGTCGCTCGCGTCCTCTAGCCGGCGATGAGCCTCCACCCCTCCGTCGCCGCCGTACGCCGCCCCGTCCGAGCCACGCTCGAGCAGCTCGAGCCGGGCGAGACGGTGATCGTGGCCTGCTCCGGGGGCGCCGACTCGCTGGCGCTGGCCTCCGCGGCGGTCTTCGAGGGCCACAAGCTCGGCCTGCAGATCATCGGCGTGACCGTCGACCACGGGATGCAGGCCGGCAGCGCCGACCAGGCCGCGAAGGTCGTCGAGCAGCTGGCAGAGATCGGCGTCGACGAGACCGTGACCGCGACCGTCGAGGTCAGGGCCGACGGTGACGGCCCCGAGGCGGCGGCGCGACAGGCCCGCTATGCGGTCCTCGACCAGCTCGCCGAGCGTCTCGGGGCGAGCACGATCCTGCTCGGCCACACCCGTGACGACCAGGCCGAGACCGTGCTGCTGGGGCTGACCAGGGGGTCGGGCGCCCGCAGCCTCTCCGGGATGAGGTCGGCCTTCGACCGCTACCGTCGCCCGCTCCTGGCCACCACCAGGACCGACACCGAGACCGCCTGCCAGGTCCAGGGGCTCGAGGTGTGGCACGACCCGCACAACCGCGACTTCGCCTACACCCGCGCGCGCATCCGCCACCGTGTGCTCCCCACGCTCGAGGACCATCTCGGCCCCGGGGTGACCGACGCCCTGGCACGCACCGCCGAGCAGCTCCGCGACGACGCCGACTTCATCGACGACATCGCCGAGGCCGCCCACCGCGACCTCGGCGAGACCCTCGCCGTCGCGACCCTCGCGCGCTATCCGGCCGCTGTCCGCACCCGGGTGCTCCGCATCGCCGCGCTCGAAGCGGGCAGTCCTCCTGCCGAGCTGACCCGCGAGCACGTGAAGGCCGTCGACACGCTGGTCACCGGCTGGCGCGGCCAGCGCTGGATCGACCTGCCGGGTCACCTGCTGGCGCGGCGTACGGATGGCGTGATCGTCTTCGAGCGCAAACAGAGCGGAGAATCGGGACCGTTCACGGGAAACCTTTAGCATGGCGCTCATGGACACCGAGTACGTCGGCGACGACCTCGTGAAGACCCTTTTCACCCACGACGAGATCCAGGCGAAGGTCGAGGAGATGGCCCGCCGGATCGAGAAGGACTACGAGGGTGAGGACCTGCTCATCGTCGGCGTCCTACGAGGCGCGGTGATGATCATGGCCGACCTCGCCCGGGCCCTGAACCGCCACGTCGAGATGGACTGGATGGCCGTCTCCTCCTACGGCTCCGGCACCAAGTCGAGCGGCGTCGTGCGCATCCTGAAGGACCTCGACACCGACGTCACCGGCAAGCACGTGCTCGTCGTCGACGAGATCATCGACTCGGGCCTCACCCTGACCTGGCTGACCTCCAACCTCACCAGCCGCGGCCCGGCGAGCATCGAGATCGCCACCCTGCTCCGCAAGCCCGAAGCGGTCAGCATGCCCGTCGAGGTGAAGTACGTCGGCTGGGACATCCCCGACGAGTTCGTGGTCGGCTACGGCCTCGACTTCAACGAGAAGTACCGCAACCTGCGCGACATCTCGGCCCTCGCCCCGCACATCTACAGCTGAGCCTCACTTCACCTCAGCCGGCTGGGCGTACGCTCGCGATCACCTTCTCGAGCGCTGCGTCCGGGTTCGACCCCTCGGCGCCCCGGTCGGCGACGACCACGAAGAGCGCGTAACCGGAGTCCTTGGGCACGGCCACGACGGTCACCTCGATGGCGGGCACCGGACATGTCTGGGTGGCCGGCGTCGTCGTGGCGGTCACCGCGGTCGCCTCGGTGCGGCCTCCGTTCACCGTGACCGACCGCGGCTCGCCCAGCGACCCGGTGGGGCTGCTGCCGCCGTCGTCCTGAGCGGCTGCCTTGGCCCAGTGGGTCGCGGTCGCCTCGATGGTGCCCTTGTCGGAGATGGAGCCGGGCGTCACGAAGCCGACCAGGGTGTGCCAGTTGTCGTCGCACCAGTCGTCGCCGTAGGAGGCGATGCCGTGCATGAGCGCCGTGATCTCGCCGGCGGGCGACTCGAACCCGGCGAGCCCGCCGGGGGTCGGCTCCCAGTCGGGAGGCACGTCGTAGGCCATCTTGTCCTTGGGCGACGTCACCTTCTTCCAGGCACCGGCCGGGACCGGCGCCGGCGCGACCGACTTCGGAGGCGCCGCCGCCTGGGTGCTCTCGGACGTACCGCCCGCCGGCGGAGCCGGATCGCCGCTCGCGTCCTGGGCCAGGAGGCGCCAGGCGAGCACGCCGGCGGTGGCGACGACGGCGATCAGCGCGAGCGCCAGCACCGCGATGATCACGGCGGCCGTACGGCTGTTGGTGCTGTTCCCGGCAGAAGGCGTCCCGAGCCCGTTCTGGGTCATGGCCACACTTTAGGTCAGCGCAGGTCCAGGGCAGTGGCAGCGCAGCGCCGGGGCCGCGCTTTCGCTGAGGGCGCAACGCTCGGATGGGATCGGGCACGATTTGCCGTGTACCGTCGTTCTAAATGGCAAGCACGCTCCCCTGCGCGCCCTGTCTGACCCCGTAACGGTTGAAAGAAGCCTGTGAAGCGCATATTCAAAGGTCCCTGGCTGTGGATCATCCTGGCAGTGCTCGGTGTGATCCTTGCTCTGCAGTACCTGGCCCCTCGCAATGGCGGCGACGAGATCACCACGAGTGAGCTCACGTCCTACATTCAGAAGGACGAGGTCAAGGAGATCACGTTCGTCGACGGCGACCAGGAGATCAAGGCCACCTTGGTCAAGGGTGCTCGCGACGGTGGGGCCAAGGTCACGACCTCGTGGGTCGACGGTGACCAGGAGCAGCTCATCGAGATGGTGCGCAAGACCGAGGCCGAGGGTGACAACCTCAAGGAGTTCAACTCCGAGGTCGCCAAGCCTTCCGTGCTCGGCTCGATCCTGAGCTTCGCGCTGCCGTTCGTCCTGATCATCATCCTGTTCCTGTTCCTGATGAACTCGGTCCAGGGTGGCGGCGGCCGTGGGGTCATGCAGTTCGCCAAGTCCAAGGCGAAGCTGATCACCAAGGACATGCCGAAGACGACCTTCTCCGACGTCGCAGGTGCTGACGAGGCCGTCGAGGAGCTCCAGGAGATCAAGGAGTTCCTCCAGGAGCCGGCGAAGTTCCAGGCCGTCGGCGCCAAGATCCCCAAGGGTGTGCTGCTCTATGGCCAGCCGGGCACCGGTAAGACCCTGCTCGCGCGTGCCGTTGCGGGCGAGGCCGGCGTGCCGTTCTACTCCATCTCCGGTTCCGACTTCGTCGAGATGTTCGTCGGCGTCGGTGCTAGCCGTGTCCGCGACCTGTTCGAGCAGGCCAAGGAGAACGCCCCGGCGATCGTCTTCATCGACGAGATCGACGCCGTCGGCCGCCACCGTGGCGCCGGCATGGGCGGCGGCCACGACGAGCGCGAGCAGACGCTCAACCAGCTCCTCGTGGAGATGGACGGCTTCGACGTACGCGGCGGGGTCATCCTGATCGCGGCCACCAACCGTCCCGACGTGCTCGACCCGGCGCTGCTGCGCCCGGGCCGCTTCGACCGCCAGATCCAGGTCGACGCCCCCGACCTCGCCGGGCGCGAGAAGATCCTGCAGGTCCATGCCCGCGGCAAGCCGCTCGCCGGTGACATCGACCTCGACTCGGTGGCCCGTCGCACCCCTGGTTTCTCCGGTGCCGACCTGGCCAACGTGCTCAACGAGGCCGCGCTGCTGACCGCACGCAGCGACCAGAAGCTGATCACCAACAAGGCTCTCGACGAGGCCATCGACCGGGTCATCGCGGGTCCGCAGAAGCGCACGCGCCTGATGAGCGAGCAGGAGAAGCTCATCACCGCCTACCACGAGGGTGGCCACGCGCTGGTCGCCGCGGCGCTGCCCGGCCCCGACGTGGTCCAGAAGATCACGATCCTGCCGCGCGGCAAGGCGCTGGGCTACAACCTGGTCATGCCCGACGACGACCAATACAGCCAGACGCGCTCGTCGATGCTCAACAAGCTCTCCTACATGCTCGGCGGCCGTGCCGCGGAGGAGCTCATCTTCCACGACCCGAC
The sequence above is drawn from the Nocardioides albertanoniae genome and encodes:
- a CDS encoding ABC transporter ATP-binding protein, which produces MLSLREVSVAYDGTTAVEDVSLELGDGEVLALLGPSGSGKSTLLRAVAGLEDAGGAIEWDGRSLRGVLTHKRGFALMFQDGQLFPHLTVAGNVAYPMRLRRMAAAVRTKKAGDLLELVGLGGYQDRLPGTLSGGERQRVALARALAVEPRLLLLDEPLSALDAGLRERLAGDLRRILHESGTTALMVTHDQEEAFAVADRIALLRDGRLVQEGTLRDVWATPTDAWAASFLGYARVLEGAAARTVLEAAGMTSADEVALRRSAFVADPSGPLTGTVVSARATPEQLRLVVRLPGVGEVDAVADEAPAPGENIALRVEPNRLAIPESALPESAAHPPPT
- a CDS encoding AAA family ATPase, which produces MARLILINGMPGVGKSTLARRFAADHPGTLVCDIDLLRTFISGWRGDFVGAGARIRPAALGMIRGYLRESGDVVLPQLLARLSELERFEKAAHDAGAEFVEVLIEAAEDDGVRRFHDRDDGNDPWHPIVRDIVWESGGDEHLRVYVSKLADLRAQRPATKVIPSVAGEVDATYASLRTALDGC
- a CDS encoding inorganic diphosphatase, with translation MPDLTLIDVRLSGIPFWFVWRQKVAHEFDVLIEVPKGSRNKYEVDHESNRLRLDRVLFTSMMYPADYGYIEDTLGGDGDPLDALVLTPYPLFPGVLVESRPVAMYVMEDEKGQDEKVLCVPCDPRFDHIQDLGDVDEWTLNEIKHFFEHYKDLEPGKTVKGSGWVGKDKAIEEIEASVDRFKNSGH
- a CDS encoding acyl-CoA dehydrogenase, which encodes MNAIDATALTSLLDGRYAAVRADVRTSLTDHAGFLDEVEELPRAEYRDRVLEVLLEISATGQSGLGFPKEYGGGGDVGASIAAFEEMAGGDLSLLVKSGVQFGLFGGAILQLGTARHHDAYLADIVAGRLLGSFAMTEHGHGSNVAAVATVATYDPAAQEFVIETTQEDAYKDYIGNAAAHGELAVVFAQLVVGGEERGVHAFVVPIRVSGEVAPGVRIEDDGLKMGLNGVDNGRIWFSGVRVPRTSLLNRFADVTEEGDYVSDIESAGRRFFTMLGTLIQGRVSVGGAGIRASEVALTIAVRYALRRRQFEATSETSEDLLLDYGQHQRRLLPLVARTYALRFAQEVVRDDLHAVFSGAETSEHARRELESRAAGTKALATWHATRVIQECREACGGAGYLAANRFTALKADTDVFTTFEGDNTVLLQLVAKGLLTDYSSEFSEMDQLAMVRFVAGLAVDTVLERTAVHKLLERVRDVVPIAGEREPDILDSDYHLAMLRFREEHMLGGVARRLKAGVDAGRNAGEVFSSVQDHVIGVAHAHVERLIHEAFSEKVRSLPEGDLHDLMEQLCDLNALSVIEADRAWFMEHGRLSSERSKAITSEVNRLCRELRPHARLLVDGFGVPEPLLRAKDLLG
- a CDS encoding phosphatase PAP2 family protein; the encoded protein is MYRRAQILLVGSALIFGLIAVVTAQIVDKRMLDPEGFLGPTWLRLPLLVGAALLVDLVPRTLWKSKFNWRAMGPIFTSRLRSHWTRERLTLVAMGIVCFYLVYVCYRNLKSFLPFVVPETYEFDHELHLIDKAVLFGADPAIMLHDLLGTGWVAWFLSYIYMWFLPLVPFAVAGWLVWSRNLAYGYWFVSAQCIAWILGTVSYYCLPTVGPGLNYPYLYSDLPDTPASALMQSLVFTRQHVLFDVDSNVVQSVGGFASLHCGITLLMALMIQATINNKIARWAGWINFGITVVATIYFGWHYLADDVAGCMIALVAYYLGGLAANQKFQRKGVRRLRVESDEIAERESKVAHELT